A window from Scheffersomyces stipitis CBS 6054 chromosome 7, complete sequence encodes these proteins:
- a CDS encoding predicted protein (go_component integral to membrane), with protein sequence MAIDFSASWIQENPAYQQFVKVEVTYQKFLDQAVPHTTNRWIGTAILLSLFLLRIFVSQGWYIICYALGIYLLNLFLAFLTPKFDPSLEQELRNESIEEGVIEDEPTQEDEEFRPFIRRLPEFKFWYNGTRATVLALFLSFWSIFDIPVFWPILLMYFIILFTLTMRKQIQHMIKYKYLPFDFGKTRYRRN encoded by the coding sequence ATGGCAATCGACTTCTCTGCGAGCTGGATTCAGGAGAATCCAGCCTATCAACAGTTTGTGAAAGTTGAAGTAACGTACCAAAAGTTCTTGGATCAAGCTGTGCCACATACAACCAATAGATGGATAGGAACAGCCATTTTGCTTtcgttgttcttgttgcGGATATTTGTTTCTCAAGGATGGTATATCATTTGCTATGCTTTAGGTATTTATCTTTTGAACTTGTTTTTGGCGTTTTTGACTCCGAAATTTGATCCTTCTTTAGAGCAAGAGCTTAGAAATGAGTCCATCGAAGAAGGAGTTATAGAAGACGAACCTACCCAAGAGGATGAAGAGTTCAGACCTTTTATAAGAAGATTACCAGAGTTTAAGTTTTGGTATAACGGTACAAGAGCTACAGTTCTTGctttgtttctttccttttggagTATATTCGATATTCCCGTATTCTGGCCCATTTTGTTGATGTATTTCATTATTTTATTCACATTGACAATGAGAAAACAAATTCAGCATATGATCAAGTACAAGTATTTGCCTTTCGATTTTGGCAAGACTCgatacagaagaaattga